Proteins from a genomic interval of Symbiobacterium terraclitae:
- the folP gene encoding dihydropteroate synthase — protein sequence MGRRTLIMGILNVTPDSFSDGGRWAEPEQAVAHALEMLAEGADIIDVGGESTRPGHEPVPAEEELRRVLPVIRALRRAAPDALISADTQKAEVAEAALEAGADMLNDIWGLQGDPEMVRVAARHRCPVVVMHNQHGTEYRDLIRDITAFFERSLELVREAGLPEELIILDPGVGFGKTPLHNLEVIQRLGEFRRLNRPLLLGTSRKSTIGKVLGGLPPEERLEGTAATVAIGIANGADIVRVHDVRAMKRVAQVADAIVRPGRGGFEG from the coding sequence GTGGGCCGCCGCACACTGATCATGGGGATTCTCAATGTGACGCCCGATTCGTTCTCGGACGGCGGGCGCTGGGCAGAGCCGGAGCAGGCGGTCGCCCACGCCCTTGAGATGCTGGCGGAGGGGGCCGACATCATCGACGTCGGCGGCGAGTCCACCCGGCCCGGCCACGAGCCGGTGCCGGCGGAGGAGGAACTGCGGCGGGTCCTGCCGGTGATCCGGGCGCTGCGCCGCGCGGCACCGGACGCCCTCATCTCGGCGGACACGCAGAAGGCCGAGGTGGCCGAGGCGGCCCTGGAGGCCGGGGCGGACATGCTGAACGACATCTGGGGGCTTCAGGGCGACCCCGAGATGGTCCGCGTGGCGGCCCGGCACCGGTGCCCGGTGGTGGTGATGCACAACCAGCACGGCACGGAGTACCGCGACCTGATCCGGGACATCACCGCCTTCTTCGAGCGCTCCCTGGAGCTGGTCCGGGAGGCGGGGCTGCCGGAGGAGCTGATCATCCTCGACCCGGGCGTGGGTTTCGGCAAGACCCCGCTGCACAACCTCGAGGTGATCCAGCGGCTGGGCGAGTTCCGCCGGCTGAACCGGCCCCTGCTCCTGGGCACCTCCCGCAAGTCGACCATCGGCAAGGTGCTGGGCGGGCTGCCGCCCGAGGAACGGCTGGAGGGCACCGCGGCCACGGTCGCCATCGGGATCGCGAACGGCGCCGATATCGTGAGGGTGCATGACGTGCGCGCGATGAAGCGGGTTGCGCAGGTGGCGGACGCCATCGTGCGCCCGGGGCGCGGTGGCTTTGAGGGGTGA
- a CDS encoding formate--tetrahydrofolate ligase, translating to MLSDIAIAQRARLEPITKVAEQIGLGPDDLELYGKYKAKVASHVWKRVKSNPDGRLILVTAISPTPAGEGKTTVTVGLGQAMARIGKRAVIALREPSLGPAFGVKGGAAGGGYSQVVPMEEINLHFTGDFHAITSANNLLAAMIDNHLHQGNALGIDPRQITFKRVIDMNDRALRSIVMGLGGKNGGVPRQEEFMITPASEVMATLCLAEDLADLKRRCGEIIVGYTYSGEPVRARQLKAEGAMAALLKEAIKPNLVQTLENTPAFVHGGPFANIAHGCNTVAATRLALKLADYVITEAGFGADLGAEKFIDIKCRLAGLRPDGVVVVATIRSLKMHGGLKKDELAREDLDALRRGSANLLRHLRNVREVFGLPAVVAINRFAADTDDEIRLIKELVEEAGSTAVLADVHAHGGEGGVELARRVVELVEEPKDFRFVYDDDDSLKTKIEKVATRIYGADGVDFSREASRMLKKLQSEGFGRAPVCIAKTQYSFSDDPKKLGAPTGWRLTVREVRPSAGAGFVVAITGEIMTMPGLPPVPAAEGIDVDEDGMITGLF from the coding sequence TTGCTGTCGGACATCGCAATCGCGCAGCGTGCACGCCTTGAGCCCATCACGAAGGTCGCGGAGCAGATTGGCCTTGGCCCCGACGATCTGGAACTGTACGGCAAGTACAAGGCCAAGGTGGCCTCTCATGTCTGGAAGCGGGTGAAGAGCAACCCGGACGGCCGCCTGATCCTGGTCACGGCCATCAGCCCGACGCCGGCCGGTGAGGGCAAGACCACCGTGACGGTGGGCCTCGGGCAGGCGATGGCCCGCATCGGCAAGCGGGCTGTGATCGCCCTGCGGGAGCCCTCGCTGGGGCCTGCCTTCGGCGTGAAGGGCGGGGCGGCCGGCGGCGGCTACTCCCAGGTGGTGCCGATGGAGGAGATCAACCTGCACTTCACCGGGGACTTCCACGCCATCACCTCGGCTAACAACCTGCTGGCAGCGATGATCGACAACCACCTGCACCAGGGCAACGCGCTGGGCATCGATCCGCGCCAGATCACGTTCAAGCGGGTCATCGACATGAACGACCGGGCCCTGCGGTCCATCGTGATGGGGCTCGGCGGCAAGAACGGCGGCGTGCCCCGGCAGGAGGAGTTCATGATCACCCCCGCCTCCGAGGTGATGGCGACGCTCTGCCTCGCCGAGGACCTGGCCGACCTCAAGCGGCGCTGCGGCGAGATCATCGTGGGATACACCTACAGCGGCGAGCCGGTCCGGGCCCGCCAGCTGAAGGCGGAAGGGGCGATGGCCGCGCTGCTCAAGGAGGCCATCAAGCCCAACCTGGTGCAGACGCTGGAGAACACCCCCGCCTTCGTCCACGGCGGCCCCTTCGCAAACATCGCCCACGGCTGCAACACGGTCGCGGCGACCCGCCTGGCGCTCAAGCTGGCCGATTACGTCATCACGGAGGCGGGCTTCGGCGCGGACCTGGGCGCGGAGAAGTTTATCGACATCAAGTGCCGCCTGGCCGGCCTGAGGCCCGACGGGGTGGTCGTGGTGGCCACCATCCGCTCGCTGAAGATGCACGGCGGCCTGAAGAAGGACGAGCTGGCCCGGGAGGACCTGGACGCCCTGCGGCGCGGCTCGGCCAACCTGCTCCGCCACCTGCGCAACGTCCGGGAGGTCTTCGGCCTGCCCGCCGTGGTTGCCATCAACCGCTTCGCCGCGGACACCGACGACGAGATCCGCCTGATCAAGGAGCTGGTGGAGGAGGCCGGCAGCACGGCCGTGCTCGCCGACGTCCACGCGCACGGCGGCGAGGGCGGTGTCGAACTGGCCCGCAGGGTAGTCGAACTGGTGGAGGAGCCGAAGGACTTCCGCTTCGTCTACGACGACGACGACAGCCTGAAGACCAAGATCGAGAAGGTGGCGACGCGCATCTACGGCGCCGACGGCGTGGACTTCAGCCGCGAGGCCAGCCGGATGCTGAAGAAGCTGCAGAGCGAGGGCTTCGGCCGTGCGCCGGTCTGCATCGCCAAGACGCAGTACTCCTTCTCCGACGACCCCAAGAAGCTGGGCGCTCCGACGGGCTGGCGGCTCACCGTGCGCGAGGTGCGGCCCAGCGCCGGAGCCGGCTTCGTCGTGGCCATCACCGGCGAGATCATGACGATGCCGGGGCTGCCTCCTGTGCCGGCGGCCGAGGGCATCGACGTCGACGAGGACGGCATGATCACCGGGCTATTCTGA
- a CDS encoding cyclodeaminase/cyclohydrolase family protein, producing MRTGEQSIAAFCDQLAAATPAPGGGAAAAVAGAMGASLVSMVGGLTRGREKFQAVEEEMAAAQEAGRRERDVLLALADEDQAAFNQVMAAFALPKSTPEEKAERQRAVQAAYQEATRTPLETMRHCLAVMRHALAVVEKGNQNAVSDGCVGFLLADAAFEGALWNVAINLGSIKDGAFLQEVLGEVARMRREREEVQQAFRGLAPDPVTRFLKQQ from the coding sequence ATGCGAACAGGGGAACAGTCGATCGCGGCGTTCTGTGACCAGCTGGCCGCCGCCACGCCGGCCCCCGGCGGCGGGGCCGCGGCCGCCGTGGCCGGTGCGATGGGAGCCAGCCTCGTCTCCATGGTGGGCGGGCTGACCCGCGGGCGTGAGAAGTTTCAGGCGGTGGAGGAGGAGATGGCCGCGGCGCAGGAGGCGGGGCGGAGGGAGCGCGATGTGCTCCTCGCCCTGGCCGACGAGGACCAGGCGGCCTTTAACCAGGTGATGGCGGCCTTCGCCCTGCCCAAGTCCACGCCGGAGGAGAAGGCCGAGCGGCAGCGCGCCGTGCAGGCCGCCTACCAGGAGGCCACCCGGACCCCGCTGGAGACCATGCGGCACTGCCTGGCGGTGATGCGCCACGCCCTGGCGGTCGTGGAGAAGGGCAACCAGAACGCCGTGAGTGACGGCTGCGTCGGCTTCCTGCTGGCGGATGCCGCCTTCGAGGGAGCCTTGTGGAACGTGGCGATCAACCTCGGATCCATCAAGGACGGCGCCTTCCTCCAGGAGGTCCTGGGGGAAGTGGCGCGCATGCGGAGGGAGCGGGAGGAGGTGCAGCAGGCTTTCCGCGGGTTGGCCCCGGATCCCGTGACCCGGTTTCTGAAGCAGCAGTAG
- the hutH gene encoding histidine ammonia-lyase, which yields MSTVELGAHLSLPDVVAVARHGARVALTPAVREQVARGSAMVAQLVRERRPVYGITTGFGKFSDVTISAEETAALQRNLLMSHACAVGDPLPDEVVRAMLLLRAHALSRGHSGIRVETLELLIQFLNIGLIPVVPEQGSLGASGDLAPLAHMSLPLIGLGEAFLRGERMSGAEALERAGLQPVTLSAKEGLALINGTQAMTAIGCLGVHDAQVLLKSADIAAALTAEALGAIPAAWDPRIQELRLHPGQQATGRNLRRLVEGSRLVSRPGQVRTQDPYTLRCLPQVHGASRTAIAHVAQVVEWEVNAVTDNPLLFPDEGEVISGGNFHGQPVALAMDYLAIAAAELADIAERRIERLVNPQLSGLPAFLTRNGGVHSGLMITQYTAASLVSENKVLAHPASVDSIPSSANQEDHVSMGTTAARKARQVLANVRRVLAIELMCAAQALEFRGPERLAPATRAAYEAVRQRVAPLDEDRVLAPEIERLAEMIHSGALVEAVEGVVGELESA from the coding sequence ATGTCAACAGTCGAACTGGGCGCGCACCTGAGCCTCCCGGACGTGGTGGCGGTTGCCCGGCACGGGGCCCGGGTGGCCCTCACCCCGGCGGTGAGGGAGCAGGTGGCGCGCGGCAGCGCCATGGTGGCGCAGCTGGTGCGCGAGCGGCGGCCCGTTTACGGCATCACCACCGGCTTCGGCAAGTTCAGCGACGTGACCATCTCGGCCGAGGAGACGGCTGCCCTGCAGCGGAACCTGCTGATGAGCCATGCCTGCGCCGTGGGCGACCCCCTGCCCGACGAGGTCGTGCGCGCAATGCTGCTCCTGCGTGCCCATGCCCTCTCCCGCGGCCATTCGGGCATTCGTGTGGAGACCCTCGAGCTCCTGATCCAGTTCCTCAACATTGGCCTGATCCCCGTGGTGCCCGAGCAGGGATCGCTCGGCGCCAGCGGGGACCTGGCGCCTCTGGCACACATGAGCCTCCCCCTGATCGGTCTGGGTGAGGCCTTTTTGCGCGGTGAGCGCATGTCCGGTGCGGAGGCCCTGGAGCGGGCCGGCCTCCAGCCCGTCACGCTGAGCGCCAAAGAAGGGCTCGCGCTCATCAACGGGACGCAGGCCATGACGGCCATCGGGTGCCTGGGCGTGCATGATGCCCAGGTCCTGCTGAAGAGCGCGGACATCGCGGCGGCGCTGACGGCAGAGGCCCTGGGCGCCATCCCGGCGGCCTGGGACCCGCGCATCCAGGAACTGCGCCTTCACCCCGGACAGCAGGCCACCGGCCGCAACCTGCGCAGGCTGGTCGAGGGCTCCCGCCTGGTGAGCCGCCCGGGCCAGGTGCGCACGCAGGATCCCTACACCCTGCGCTGCCTGCCCCAGGTTCACGGCGCCAGCCGTACGGCCATCGCCCACGTGGCGCAGGTGGTAGAGTGGGAGGTGAACGCCGTCACCGACAACCCGCTGCTCTTCCCCGACGAGGGCGAGGTGATCTCGGGCGGCAACTTCCACGGTCAGCCGGTCGCGCTGGCCATGGACTACCTCGCCATCGCCGCGGCGGAGCTGGCCGACATCGCCGAGCGGCGCATCGAGCGCCTGGTCAACCCGCAGCTCTCGGGCCTTCCGGCCTTCCTGACCCGCAACGGGGGGGTCCACTCCGGGCTGATGATCACCCAGTACACCGCCGCCTCGCTGGTCAGCGAGAACAAGGTGCTCGCGCACCCGGCCAGCGTCGACTCGATCCCGTCCAGCGCCAACCAGGAGGACCACGTGTCGATGGGCACGACGGCCGCCCGCAAGGCCCGCCAGGTTCTGGCCAACGTGCGGCGCGTGCTGGCGATCGAGCTGATGTGCGCTGCCCAGGCGCTGGAGTTCCGCGGTCCCGAGCGCCTGGCTCCCGCGACCCGCGCCGCCTACGAGGCGGTGCGGCAGCGGGTGGCCCCCCTGGACGAGGACCGGGTGCTGGCTCCCGAGATCGAGCGCCTGGCGGAGATGATCCACAGCGGCGCGCTGGTGGAGGCGGTCGAGGGCGTGGTCGGCGAGCTGGAATCGGCGTAA
- the hutI gene encoding imidazolonepropionase, producing MTTVDLLIVGAGELVTMAGGPRRGARLKDPAAIPGGALAAKDGRIVAVGLADEVLAAVRTGPDTCVIDARGRAVIPGFVDPHTHLCFAGDRAEEFALRLGGATYQEIAARGGGILNTVRATREASQVELVTLGLRRLDQLALAGTTTVEVKSGYGLTTEHELKQLRAIREMDRRHPLTVVPTFMGAHEVPPEHRSRPEAYVDLLVEEMLPAVAAEPGLARFADVFTERGVFSVADSRRILQRAKELGFGLKVHADELSDLGGAMLAAEMGAISAEHLLHASDEGLRRLAEAGTVAVCLPGTSFCLMNAPYARARRMVELGCTVALASDYNPGSCPAYSMPFMITLACMHLGLDPSEALAAATINAAAAIGHESEVGSLEVGKLADVVILSSPTHRHIPYHMGMGVVAQVVKQGRLIVDDGRILRR from the coding sequence ATGACCACCGTTGACCTCTTGATCGTGGGGGCGGGCGAGCTGGTGACGATGGCCGGGGGCCCCCGGCGCGGCGCCCGCCTGAAGGACCCGGCGGCCATCCCCGGCGGCGCGCTCGCGGCCAAGGACGGCCGGATCGTCGCCGTGGGCCTGGCTGACGAGGTGCTGGCCGCGGTCCGGACCGGTCCCGACACCTGCGTGATCGACGCCCGTGGGCGCGCCGTGATCCCGGGCTTCGTCGACCCGCACACGCACCTCTGCTTCGCCGGCGACCGGGCAGAGGAGTTCGCGCTGCGGCTCGGTGGCGCCACCTACCAGGAGATCGCCGCCCGGGGCGGGGGAATTCTGAACACCGTCCGGGCGACCCGGGAGGCCAGCCAGGTGGAACTGGTCACCCTGGGCCTCCGGCGTCTGGACCAGCTGGCCCTGGCCGGAACCACCACGGTGGAGGTCAAGTCCGGCTACGGACTGACCACGGAGCACGAGCTGAAGCAACTGAGGGCGATCCGCGAGATGGACCGCCGCCACCCGCTCACCGTGGTGCCCACCTTCATGGGCGCGCACGAGGTTCCGCCCGAGCACCGCAGCCGGCCGGAGGCGTATGTCGACCTGCTGGTGGAGGAGATGCTTCCAGCAGTGGCCGCCGAGCCGGGCCTGGCCCGTTTCGCCGACGTCTTCACCGAGAGGGGCGTCTTCTCCGTAGCCGACTCCCGCCGGATCCTGCAGCGGGCGAAGGAGCTGGGGTTCGGCCTGAAGGTGCACGCCGACGAGCTCTCCGATCTGGGCGGGGCCATGCTGGCGGCCGAGATGGGGGCCATCAGCGCCGAACACCTGCTGCACGCCTCCGACGAGGGGCTGCGGCGGCTGGCCGAAGCGGGCACGGTGGCCGTCTGCCTCCCGGGCACCTCGTTCTGCCTGATGAACGCACCGTACGCCCGGGCGCGGCGCATGGTGGAGCTGGGCTGCACGGTGGCCCTGGCCAGCGACTACAACCCCGGCTCCTGCCCGGCCTACTCGATGCCCTTCATGATCACCCTCGCCTGCATGCACCTGGGGCTCGACCCCAGCGAGGCGCTGGCGGCGGCGACGATCAACGCCGCCGCGGCGATCGGGCACGAGTCCGAGGTCGGCTCGCTGGAGGTGGGCAAGCTTGCAGACGTGGTGATCCTGTCGAGCCCGACCCACCGGCACATCCCCTACCACATGGGGATGGGCGTGGTGGCGCAGGTGGTCAAGCAGGGGCGCCTGATCGTCGATGACGGAAGGATACTCAGGAGGTAG
- the hutU gene encoding urocanate hydratase, translating into MTRTVRAPRGTALSCKGWQQEAALRMLMNNLDPEVAERPEDLVVYGGRGKAARSWEAFDAIVEALRNLEDDETLLIQSGKPVAVFRTHRMSPRVLIANSNLVGHWATWEHFWELERKGLIMFGQMTAGSWIYIGTQGILQGTYETFAEAARQRFGGTLKGRLVLTAGLGGMGGAQPLAVTMNEGVAVVVEVDEARIRRRLEHHYLDRMAHTLDEALTLANEARAKGEPLSIGLLGNAAEIFPEFVRRGITPDVVTDQTSAHDPLNGYVPAGLSLAEAVALRQSDPDEYIRRAKASMVTHVQAMLDLQKAGAVVFDYGNNIRQQAFEEGLKDAFAFPGFVPAFIRPLFCEGKGPFRWVALSGDPEDIYKTDRAIMELFPEDKSLHRWLQMAQKKVHFQGLPSRICWLGYGERVKAGLRFNEMVASGELKAPIVIGRDHLDAGSVASPNRETEGMKDGSDAIADWPLLNALVNTAAGATWVSIHHGGGVGIGYSQHAGMVVVADGTPEAGERLERVLTTDPGMGVVRHADAGYEKAIQVAKERGIRIPMLG; encoded by the coding sequence ATGACCCGCACTGTCCGCGCACCGCGTGGCACGGCACTGTCGTGCAAGGGGTGGCAGCAGGAGGCCGCTCTCCGGATGCTGATGAACAACCTGGACCCGGAGGTGGCCGAGCGCCCGGAGGACCTGGTGGTCTACGGCGGCAGGGGGAAGGCGGCCCGCTCCTGGGAGGCCTTCGACGCCATCGTCGAGGCGCTGCGCAACCTCGAGGACGACGAGACGCTGCTGATCCAGTCCGGCAAGCCGGTGGCGGTGTTCCGCACGCACCGGATGAGCCCCCGGGTGCTGATCGCCAACTCCAACCTGGTGGGCCACTGGGCCACGTGGGAGCACTTCTGGGAGCTTGAGCGGAAGGGTCTGATCATGTTCGGCCAGATGACGGCCGGCTCCTGGATCTACATCGGCACCCAGGGCATCCTGCAGGGGACCTACGAAACCTTCGCCGAGGCCGCCCGGCAGCGGTTCGGCGGCACCCTGAAGGGGCGCCTGGTCCTCACCGCGGGACTCGGCGGCATGGGCGGCGCACAGCCGCTCGCGGTCACGATGAACGAGGGCGTGGCCGTCGTGGTCGAGGTGGACGAGGCGCGCATCCGCCGGCGCCTGGAGCACCACTACCTGGACCGGATGGCGCACACGCTGGACGAGGCCCTGACTCTGGCCAACGAGGCCCGGGCCAAGGGCGAGCCGCTCTCCATCGGCCTGTTGGGCAACGCCGCCGAGATCTTCCCCGAGTTCGTCCGCCGCGGGATTACGCCGGACGTGGTCACCGACCAGACTTCGGCGCATGACCCGCTGAACGGGTATGTCCCGGCCGGCCTCTCCCTGGCCGAGGCGGTGGCCCTGCGCCAGTCGGACCCCGACGAGTACATCCGGCGGGCCAAGGCGTCCATGGTGACTCACGTGCAGGCGATGCTCGACCTGCAGAAGGCGGGCGCGGTCGTCTTCGACTACGGCAACAACATCCGGCAGCAGGCCTTCGAGGAGGGGCTGAAGGACGCCTTCGCCTTCCCGGGCTTCGTGCCGGCGTTCATCCGCCCGCTCTTCTGCGAGGGCAAGGGCCCGTTCCGCTGGGTGGCGCTCTCGGGCGACCCCGAGGACATCTACAAGACCGACCGGGCCATCATGGAGCTGTTCCCCGAGGACAAGTCGCTGCACCGCTGGCTCCAGATGGCCCAGAAGAAGGTGCACTTCCAGGGCCTGCCGTCGCGCATCTGCTGGCTGGGCTACGGCGAGCGGGTGAAGGCCGGCCTCAGGTTCAACGAGATGGTGGCCAGCGGCGAGCTCAAGGCGCCGATCGTCATCGGCCGGGACCACCTGGACGCCGGGTCGGTCGCCTCCCCCAACCGGGAGACGGAGGGCATGAAGGACGGCTCCGACGCGATCGCCGACTGGCCGCTGCTGAACGCCCTGGTCAACACCGCGGCCGGCGCCACCTGGGTCTCCATCCACCACGGCGGCGGTGTCGGCATCGGCTACAGCCAGCACGCCGGGATGGTCGTGGTGGCGGACGGCACCCCCGAGGCCGGGGAGCGGCTGGAGCGCGTGCTGACCACCGACCCGGGCATGGGCGTCGTGCGCCATGCCGATGCCGGGTACGAAAAGGCGATACAGGTGGCCAAGGAGCGGGGCATCCGCATTCCGATGCTCGGGTAG
- the ftcD gene encoding glutamate formimidoyltransferase, translating into MNPNALVQCVPNFSEGRRPEVIEAIAGAIAAQGVRVLSVSADADHNRCVITFVGEPGAVAQAAIRGAEVAMRLIDLNQHRGNHPRMGAVDVIPFVPISGCDMADCVALARRVGEALGNMGLPVFLYEEAATRPDRRNLADVRRGEFEGLREQIGVDPAKKPDFGPEKIHPTAGCTAVGARMPLIAFNVNLGTSDLSIAKKIAKAVRGSSGGLVHCKALGIPLADRGQVQVSMNMVNYKETPLHRAFELIKLEAERYGVPVVGSEIVGLVPVDALVGVARHYLRLEGFKSDQVLEKRLVE; encoded by the coding sequence ATGAACCCGAATGCGCTCGTTCAGTGTGTGCCGAACTTCAGCGAGGGGCGGCGGCCAGAGGTGATCGAGGCGATCGCCGGCGCCATCGCGGCCCAGGGCGTCCGGGTGCTCTCGGTGTCGGCCGACGCAGACCACAACCGGTGCGTCATCACCTTCGTCGGCGAGCCCGGGGCGGTGGCCCAGGCGGCCATCCGCGGCGCCGAGGTGGCCATGCGGCTGATCGACCTGAACCAGCACCGGGGCAACCACCCCCGCATGGGCGCCGTGGACGTCATCCCGTTCGTGCCCATCTCGGGTTGCGACATGGCGGACTGCGTGGCCCTGGCCCGCCGGGTGGGCGAGGCCCTGGGCAACATGGGGCTGCCGGTCTTCCTCTACGAGGAGGCGGCCACCCGGCCTGACCGGCGCAACCTGGCCGACGTGCGGCGGGGCGAGTTCGAGGGCCTGCGGGAGCAGATCGGCGTCGACCCGGCGAAGAAGCCCGACTTCGGTCCCGAGAAGATCCACCCCACCGCCGGCTGCACCGCCGTGGGCGCCCGCATGCCGCTCATCGCCTTCAACGTCAACCTCGGCACCTCCGACCTCTCCATCGCCAAGAAGATCGCCAAGGCGGTGCGCGGCTCCAGCGGCGGGCTGGTGCACTGCAAGGCGCTGGGCATCCCCCTGGCCGACCGCGGCCAGGTGCAGGTCAGCATGAACATGGTCAACTACAAGGAGACCCCGCTGCACAGGGCCTTCGAACTGATCAAGCTGGAGGCCGAGCGCTACGGCGTGCCCGTGGTGGGGTCGGAGATCGTCGGCCTGGTGCCGGTGGACGCCCTGGTGGGCGTGGCCCGCCACTACCTGCGGCTGGAGGGCTTCAAGAGCGACCAGGTGCTGGAGAAGCGGCTGGTGGAGTGA